The Mumia flava region GTGCGAGCCTACCCGCCCACCTCAGCGGGCCAGGGCGCGGCAGCGGGTCGGCGTCCGTCAGCGGGTCAGCGCCCGACAGCTGGCCGAGGCGCAGTCGACGTAGGCGTCCAACTTGCGCATCATCGCCTTGACCGTCGGGTCCTGGGGCCGGAACTGGTTCCGTTTCTCGAACGAGCCGACTCGTGCCAGGCCCCGGTAGAACTCGTACGACACGAGCGACGGGTGGCCGCTGGGGTGTGCGTAGCGGACCAGCAGCGCGTCGCGGTTGCGGACGGCGACGTACGAGCGCTTCAGGTTGTCGGAGCCCTCGAGGTCCGGGTCGTCACCGACGGGCTCGGACCAGGTGTGCTCCACGAAGGCGAAGCGGTTGCCCTTCGCTCGCGGGTTGCGCAGCACCGGCACCAGCGACGACCCGTCCCGGTCGGGCGACGGTCGGTTGCCGGCGAGCTGCTCGATCGTCGGCGCGAGGTCGATGTTCTGGACGACCTGCCCGCGGGAGCCGGTGACGACGCCGGGCCCGGCCACGATCAGCGGGACCTGCAGGTCGACCTTGTACGCGGTGCGCTTGCCGATCCCGAGCCGGAACTCACCCAGGTGGTAGCCGTTGTCCGACGTGAAGATCACGTAGGTGTCCGGGCCGACGGACCGCATCACCGCGCCGAGCAGGTCGTCGAGCGACTGCGCCATCCGGGCGCGGTTGCGGTAGTGGTTCTCGAGCCGCTTCGTCTTGCGCTTGCCGGCCCGGTTGTTCTCGTTCCACGCCGCCGCCAGGCGCCCGTCGGCGTACCGCGGGCGGTTGTCGCGCTGGTCGTCGTTGAAGCCCGGGCGATCGCGCACACGCAGCCGCGCGCACGGCACGCGGCCGCAGTCGCCGGCGCTGCGCTTCGTCGCACGGTCGCGCAGCGCGGGAGAGAA contains the following coding sequences:
- a CDS encoding sulfatase family protein, producing MSLVQRRRVLVALALAVSAVLVGITAVVSQVLTGGGPVGASVSQGQATMRPNIVLVLADDLDMSLVRTMPNVQALKRRGATFTNSFVVDSLCCTSRSALMTGMYPHNNRVFTNGGGPDKANPLGGYPAWKKHDDDSKSLAAALTTRAGGSYHTTFMGKFLNRYRGAGGSAVPQGWDEFHAITAGGYRMWSYKMTDAVKRSGESVISNRRYGRAAADYSTDVLRRMAVRSIESRERSDAPYFLEIAPFATHKRKRKVRATDPLFSPALRDRATKRSAGDCGRVPCARLRVRDRPGFNDDQRDNRPRYADGRLAAAWNENNRAGKRKTKRLENHYRNRARMAQSLDDLLGAVMRSVGPDTYVIFTSDNGYHLGEFRLGIGKRTAYKVDLQVPLIVAGPGVVTGSRGQVVQNIDLAPTIEQLAGNRPSPDRDGSSLVPVLRNPRAKGNRFAFVEHTWSEPVGDDPDLEGSDNLKRSYVAVRNRDALLVRYAHPSGHPSLVSYEFYRGLARVGSFEKRNQFRPQDPTVKAMMRKLDAYVDCASASCRALTR